One stretch of Amycolatopsis sp. 195334CR DNA includes these proteins:
- a CDS encoding cytochrome P450 → MAAPGIPAGFDFTDPDLYAERVPLEEFAALRRTAPVWWNAQPHNLAGFSDDGYWVVSKLEDVKAVSRNDKVFSSREKTAIIRFDESITQETIEANRLVLLNMDAPQHTKLRRIVQKGFTPRSIAKLEDALRERAGRIAAEAKKKGSGDFVTDVACELPLQAIAELIGIPQQDRLKIFDWSNQMVAYDDPEYEIEPIAASAELIGYAWNMAEDRRKCPMDDIVTKLIHADVDGEALASDEFGFFVLLLAVAGNETTRNAITHGMKAFLDHPEQWEIFREQRPNTAPDEIVRWATPVTAFQRTAMEDTELGGQQIRKGDRVGLFYGSANFDPDAFDEPEKFDILRQDNPHVGFGGTGAHYCIGANLARLEIDLIFKAIADEMPGIRELSPPVRLRSGWLNAIKHYEVAYD, encoded by the coding sequence GTGGCCGCTCCCGGGATCCCCGCTGGTTTCGATTTCACGGATCCGGATCTGTACGCCGAGAGAGTGCCACTGGAGGAGTTCGCGGCACTCCGCCGGACCGCGCCGGTCTGGTGGAACGCGCAGCCCCACAACCTGGCCGGCTTCTCCGACGACGGCTACTGGGTGGTGAGCAAGCTCGAGGACGTGAAGGCGGTTTCCCGCAACGACAAGGTGTTCTCCTCGCGCGAGAAGACCGCGATCATCCGCTTCGACGAGTCGATCACCCAGGAGACCATCGAAGCGAACCGGCTGGTGCTGCTCAACATGGACGCCCCGCAGCACACCAAGCTGCGGCGGATCGTGCAGAAGGGCTTCACCCCGCGGTCGATCGCGAAGCTGGAGGACGCGCTGCGCGAGCGCGCCGGGCGCATCGCGGCCGAGGCGAAGAAGAAGGGCTCCGGCGACTTCGTCACCGACGTGGCCTGCGAGCTGCCGCTGCAGGCGATCGCCGAACTGATCGGCATCCCGCAGCAGGACCGGCTCAAGATCTTCGACTGGTCCAACCAGATGGTCGCCTACGACGACCCCGAGTACGAGATCGAGCCGATCGCCGCCTCCGCCGAGCTGATCGGCTACGCCTGGAACATGGCCGAGGACCGGCGCAAGTGCCCGATGGACGACATCGTCACCAAGCTCATCCACGCCGACGTCGACGGTGAGGCGCTGGCGTCCGACGAGTTCGGCTTCTTCGTGCTGCTGCTCGCGGTGGCGGGCAACGAAACCACGCGCAACGCCATCACGCACGGCATGAAGGCCTTCCTCGACCACCCCGAGCAGTGGGAGATCTTCCGCGAGCAGCGGCCGAACACCGCGCCGGACGAGATCGTGCGCTGGGCGACGCCGGTGACCGCGTTCCAGCGGACCGCGATGGAGGACACCGAGCTCGGCGGCCAGCAGATCCGCAAGGGCGATCGCGTCGGCCTGTTCTACGGTTCGGCGAACTTCGACCCCGACGCCTTCGACGAGCCGGAGAAGTTCGACATCCTGCGCCAGGACAACCCGCACGTCGGCTTCGGCGGCACCGGGGCCCACTACTGCATCGGCGCCAACCTGGCGCGGCTGGAGATCGACCTGATCTTCAAGGCGATCGCCGACGAGATGCCCGGCATCCGCGAACTGTCCCCGCCGGTGCGGTTGCGGTCGGGCTGGCTGAACGCCATCAAGCACTACGAGGTCGCGTACGACTGA
- a CDS encoding SDR family oxidoreductase — MTTWDLGLDGAVVLVTGGARGVGAGITAAFAEVGARVVVCGRKPPDRLSGADFLPCDVREPEQVEALVTRIAEQYGRLDVAVNNAGGAPFAEAAEASPRFHEKVVALNLLAPLTVARCANSVMRQQETGGVIVNVGSVSGGRASPGTASYGAAKAGLANLTASLAVEWAPKVRVVAIAAGMVRTEQAHLHYGDEAGVAAAGRTVPLGRLAEPAEIGSCAVFLASARAAYVSGTTLTVHGGGEVPAFLAASNAQHEERA, encoded by the coding sequence ATGACGACCTGGGATCTCGGCCTCGACGGTGCCGTCGTGCTGGTCACCGGCGGCGCGCGCGGCGTGGGCGCGGGGATCACCGCGGCCTTCGCCGAGGTCGGCGCGCGGGTGGTGGTGTGCGGCCGGAAGCCGCCGGATCGCTTGTCCGGCGCGGACTTCCTGCCGTGCGACGTGCGCGAGCCGGAGCAGGTCGAGGCACTCGTCACGCGGATCGCCGAGCAGTACGGGCGGCTGGACGTGGCGGTCAACAACGCCGGTGGGGCACCGTTCGCCGAGGCGGCGGAGGCCTCACCGCGATTCCACGAGAAGGTGGTCGCGCTGAACCTGCTGGCCCCGCTGACCGTCGCGCGCTGCGCGAATTCCGTGATGCGGCAGCAGGAAACCGGCGGGGTGATCGTCAACGTGGGCAGCGTGAGCGGGGGCAGGGCGTCCCCGGGCACGGCTTCCTACGGTGCTGCCAAGGCCGGGCTGGCGAACCTGACCGCCAGCCTCGCCGTGGAATGGGCGCCGAAGGTGCGGGTGGTCGCGATCGCCGCGGGCATGGTGCGCACCGAACAGGCCCACCTGCACTACGGCGACGAGGCGGGCGTGGCGGCGGCGGGCCGCACGGTCCCGCTGGGACGGCTCGCGGAACCGGCGGAAATCGGTTCCTGCGCGGTGTTCCTCGCCTCGGCCAGGGCCGCCTACGTCAGCGGGACCACGCTGACCGTGCACGGCGGCGGTGAGGTACCCGCCTTCCTGGCGGCGAGCAACGCACAACACGAGGAGCGGGCATGA
- a CDS encoding acetyl-CoA C-acetyltransferase has protein sequence MAEAYVLDAVRTPVGRRGGALSALHSADLGAHVIEAVVERTGVDPALVDDVILGCTDTLGPQAGNIARTAWLAAGFPHHVPGVTVDRQCGSSQQAVHFAAQAVLSGTMDLVLAGGVQNMSQIPISAAMLAGREYGFDDPFSGSKGWQERYGAAEISQFHAAEMIASHWGFPRAQLEEYAFASHQRALAAIDSGRFDAEIAPVGEFRHDEGPRRDTTLERMASLKPLSPGSVLTAAVASQISDGASATLIASSEFVNEHGLRPRARIHHLSVRAADPVWMLTGPIPATAHALRRTGLSIGDIDLFEVNEAFAPVVLAWLDETGADPARVNVNGGGIALGHPIGATGTKLFATLLHELERRGGRYGLQTMCEGGGTANVTIVERV, from the coding sequence ATGGCCGAGGCCTACGTGCTCGACGCCGTGCGCACCCCGGTGGGCAGGCGCGGTGGTGCGCTCAGCGCGCTGCACTCCGCCGATCTCGGCGCCCACGTGATCGAGGCGGTGGTCGAGCGGACCGGGGTCGACCCGGCGCTGGTCGACGACGTGATCCTCGGCTGCACGGACACGCTCGGGCCGCAGGCGGGCAACATCGCCAGGACGGCGTGGCTGGCCGCCGGGTTCCCGCACCACGTGCCGGGGGTGACGGTGGACCGGCAGTGCGGGTCGAGCCAGCAGGCGGTGCACTTCGCCGCGCAGGCGGTGCTCAGCGGCACGATGGACCTGGTGCTGGCCGGTGGGGTGCAGAACATGAGCCAGATCCCGATCAGCGCGGCCATGCTGGCCGGGCGCGAGTACGGCTTCGACGACCCGTTCTCGGGGTCGAAGGGCTGGCAGGAGCGGTACGGCGCGGCCGAGATCTCGCAGTTCCACGCGGCCGAGATGATCGCTTCGCACTGGGGTTTCCCGCGAGCGCAGCTGGAGGAGTACGCGTTCGCGAGCCACCAGCGCGCGCTGGCGGCCATCGATTCCGGTCGCTTCGACGCGGAGATCGCGCCGGTCGGCGAGTTCCGCCACGACGAGGGGCCGCGGCGGGACACCACGCTGGAGCGGATGGCCTCGTTGAAGCCGCTGAGCCCGGGTTCGGTGCTGACCGCCGCGGTGGCCAGCCAGATCTCGGACGGCGCCTCGGCGACGCTGATCGCGTCGTCGGAGTTCGTGAATGAGCACGGCCTTCGACCGCGGGCCCGCATCCACCACCTGTCGGTGCGCGCCGCGGACCCGGTGTGGATGCTGACGGGCCCGATCCCGGCGACCGCGCACGCGTTGCGGCGTACCGGGTTGTCGATCGGGGACATCGACCTGTTCGAGGTGAACGAGGCGTTCGCGCCGGTGGTGCTGGCGTGGCTCGACGAAACCGGCGCCGACCCGGCGCGGGTCAACGTCAACGGCGGCGGTATCGCACTGGGGCACCCGATCGGCGCGACCGGGACGAAGCTCTTCGCCACCCTGCTGCACGAACTCGAGCGACGCGGGGGCCGATACGGCCTCCAGACCATGTGCGAAGGCGGCGGCACCGCCAACGTCACCATCGTCGAGCGAGTGTGA
- a CDS encoding sugar O-acetyltransferase produces MGEHKERMLRGELYRDNDPELVAERHRAQRLCGEFNATEPDATVRRDELLRELLGKFGEGSWIMPRFQCDYGYLIEIGANSFLNYDAILLDCAPIRIGDDVSIGPRAQLLTALHPMEDHEARRQRWESAAPITIGNNVWFGGGVTVCAGVTVGDYTVVGAGSVVTRDLPDRVFAAGNPARVIRPL; encoded by the coding sequence ATGGGTGAGCACAAGGAGCGCATGCTGCGCGGCGAGCTGTACCGCGACAACGATCCCGAGCTGGTCGCCGAGCGGCACCGGGCGCAGCGGCTGTGCGGTGAGTTCAACGCGACCGAACCGGACGCGACCGTCCGCCGGGACGAGTTGCTGCGCGAGTTGCTCGGCAAGTTCGGTGAGGGCTCGTGGATCATGCCGCGCTTCCAGTGCGACTACGGCTACCTCATCGAGATCGGCGCCAACTCGTTCCTCAACTACGACGCGATCCTGCTGGACTGCGCCCCGATCCGGATCGGTGACGACGTCTCGATCGGGCCTCGGGCGCAGCTGCTGACCGCGCTGCACCCGATGGAGGACCACGAGGCGCGCCGCCAGCGGTGGGAGAGCGCGGCGCCGATCACCATCGGGAACAACGTCTGGTTCGGCGGCGGGGTCACCGTGTGCGCCGGCGTGACCGTCGGCGACTACACCGTGGTCGGTGCCGGGAGCGTGGTCACCAGGGACCTGCCGGACCGGGTGTTCGCCGCGGGCAACCCGGCGCGGGTGATCCGGCCGCTCTGA
- a CDS encoding nitronate monooxygenase family protein has product MKTALTELTGVEHPVVQTGMGWVAGPRLVSATAEGGGLGILASATMTYEELATAIKETRLRTAKPFGVNLRADAEDAGRRVDLLISEGVKVASFALAPKPDMIAKLKDHGVVVVPSVGAARHAEKVAGWGADAVIVQGGEGGGHTGGVATTLLLPSVLDVVDIPVVAAGGFYDGRGLAAALAYGAAGVAMGTRFLLTRESTVPDAVKRAYLDRGLGDTVVTRKVDGMPHRVLRTELVDSLERSGRLTGFARAVANAARFRRITGLSWRAMLREGVAMKRGGDRDWAQVLMAANTPMLLRAGLVGGDPDAGVLASGQVVGVLADLPPVAELIESIVTDAEQILRRLGTG; this is encoded by the coding sequence GTGAAGACCGCGCTGACCGAGCTGACCGGGGTCGAGCACCCGGTGGTGCAGACCGGGATGGGCTGGGTGGCCGGGCCGCGGCTGGTGTCCGCCACCGCCGAGGGCGGCGGGCTCGGCATCCTCGCCTCGGCGACGATGACCTACGAGGAACTCGCCACCGCGATCAAGGAAACCCGGCTGCGCACGGCGAAACCGTTCGGCGTGAACCTCCGCGCCGACGCCGAGGACGCCGGCCGCCGGGTCGACCTGCTCATTTCCGAGGGCGTCAAGGTCGCCTCCTTCGCGCTCGCCCCGAAACCGGACATGATCGCCAAGCTCAAGGACCACGGCGTGGTGGTCGTCCCGTCGGTCGGGGCCGCGCGGCACGCGGAGAAGGTCGCGGGCTGGGGCGCCGACGCGGTGATCGTGCAGGGTGGCGAGGGCGGCGGGCACACCGGTGGCGTGGCCACCACACTGCTGCTGCCGTCCGTGCTGGACGTGGTGGACATCCCGGTGGTGGCCGCCGGCGGCTTCTACGACGGTCGCGGCCTGGCCGCCGCGCTGGCCTACGGCGCGGCCGGGGTGGCGATGGGCACGCGGTTCCTGCTGACCCGCGAAAGCACCGTGCCGGACGCGGTCAAACGCGCCTACCTGGACCGCGGGCTCGGCGACACCGTGGTGACGCGCAAGGTCGACGGCATGCCGCACCGCGTGCTGCGCACCGAACTGGTCGACTCGCTGGAGCGGTCCGGGCGGCTCACCGGGTTCGCGCGGGCCGTCGCCAACGCCGCGCGGTTCCGCCGGATCACCGGGCTGAGCTGGCGGGCGATGCTGCGCGAGGGCGTGGCGATGAAGCGCGGCGGCGACCGCGACTGGGCGCAGGTGCTGATGGCGGCGAACACGCCGATGCTGTTGCGCGCCGGGCTGGTCGGCGGCGATCCGGACGCCGGGGTGCTGGCGTCCGGGCAGGTGGTGGGCGTGCTGGCGGACCTGCCGCCGGTGGCGGAGCTGATCGAGAGCATCGTCACCGACGCCGAGCAGATCCTTCGGCGCCTCGGCACCGGTTGA
- a CDS encoding steroid 3-ketoacyl-CoA thiolase — MPEPVIVAAARTPIGRRRGRLSGLHAAELLGVAQQAVLDRAGIEPDLVEQVIGGAVTQAGEQAGNVTRTAWLHAGLPQGCGATTIDAQCGSAQQAAHLIAGLVAAGAIEAGVACGVESMSRVPLGSNLGTDVGKPKPDSWAIDMPNQFGAAERIAARRGITREDVDAFGADSQRKAAAAWADGRFEREVVPVKTADELVDRDEGLRETSVEALAGLKPVLEGGVHTAGTSSQISDGAAALLIMDAARARALGLKPRARIRAQALVGAEPYYHLDGPVQATSRVLERAGMSIADPDIFEVNEAFASVVLSWQRVHEPDPSRVNVNGGAIALGHPVGSTGARLLTSALHELERRDGSTALVTMCAGGAMSTATILERL; from the coding sequence ATGCCGGAACCGGTGATCGTGGCGGCCGCGCGCACCCCGATCGGCAGGCGGCGCGGCCGGCTGTCCGGGCTGCACGCGGCCGAGTTGCTCGGGGTGGCCCAGCAGGCCGTGCTCGACCGCGCGGGGATCGAACCGGACCTGGTCGAGCAGGTGATCGGCGGTGCGGTGACGCAGGCGGGCGAGCAGGCGGGGAACGTTACGCGCACCGCGTGGCTGCACGCCGGGCTCCCGCAGGGCTGCGGGGCCACCACGATCGACGCGCAGTGCGGGTCGGCGCAGCAGGCCGCGCACCTGATCGCCGGGCTGGTCGCGGCCGGGGCGATCGAAGCCGGGGTGGCCTGCGGGGTGGAGTCGATGTCCCGCGTGCCGCTCGGCTCGAACCTCGGCACCGACGTGGGCAAGCCGAAACCGGACTCGTGGGCAATTGATATGCCGAACCAGTTCGGTGCGGCCGAACGGATCGCGGCGCGCCGGGGCATCACGCGCGAGGACGTGGACGCGTTCGGCGCCGACTCGCAGCGCAAGGCCGCGGCGGCGTGGGCGGACGGCCGGTTCGAGCGCGAGGTGGTGCCGGTCAAGACCGCCGACGAGCTGGTGGACCGGGACGAGGGCCTGCGCGAGACCTCCGTCGAGGCGCTCGCCGGGCTGAAACCCGTTCTCGAAGGTGGCGTGCACACCGCGGGCACCTCGTCGCAGATCTCGGACGGCGCGGCCGCCCTGCTGATCATGGACGCCGCTCGCGCGCGGGCGCTGGGGCTGAAGCCGCGGGCACGCATCCGGGCGCAGGCACTGGTCGGCGCCGAGCCGTACTACCACCTCGACGGCCCGGTCCAGGCGACTTCGCGGGTGCTGGAGCGCGCGGGCATGAGCATCGCGGACCCGGACATCTTCGAGGTGAACGAGGCGTTCGCTTCGGTGGTGCTGTCGTGGCAGCGGGTGCACGAGCCGGACCCCTCGCGCGTCAACGTGAACGGCGGCGCGATCGCGCTGGGGCACCCGGTGGGCAGCACCGGCGCGCGCCTGCTGACCAGCGCCCTGCACGAACTCGAACGCCGGGACGGTTCGACCGCGCTGGTCACCATGTGCGCCGGGGGCGCCATGTCCACCGCCACCATCCTGGAACGCCTCTGA
- a CDS encoding CoA transferase subunit A: MADKRTTPDEIVAELRDGMTVGIGGWGSRRKPMALVRALLRSPVKDLTVVSYGGPDVGLLASAGKIRRLVFGFVTLDSIPFDPWFNRVREQGSIEVTEYDEGVFGTALSAAAQRLPFLPTRAGLGSAVLDLNRHLRTVRSPYDDGEELLAVPALKLDAALVHLNRADARGNAQYLGPDPYFDELFALAAERTFVSVEKVVDTAELTAGGPVQSLLLNRSSVDGVAETPNGAHFTTAAPDYGRDEKFQRHYAESAKDPDKWPAFADRFLGGDEQQYQDQVAKFHEEAA; this comes from the coding sequence ATGGCGGATAAGCGAACCACGCCGGACGAGATCGTCGCGGAACTGCGCGACGGCATGACCGTCGGCATCGGCGGCTGGGGGTCCCGCCGCAAGCCGATGGCGCTGGTCCGGGCGCTGCTGCGGTCGCCGGTCAAGGACCTGACCGTGGTCTCCTACGGTGGTCCCGACGTGGGCCTGCTCGCGTCGGCGGGCAAGATCCGGCGGCTGGTGTTCGGCTTCGTCACGCTCGACTCGATCCCGTTCGACCCGTGGTTCAACCGCGTGCGCGAGCAGGGCTCGATCGAGGTGACCGAGTACGACGAGGGCGTGTTCGGCACCGCGCTTTCCGCTGCCGCGCAACGACTTCCGTTCCTGCCGACGCGGGCGGGGCTGGGTTCGGCGGTGCTGGACCTCAACCGGCACCTGCGCACCGTCCGCTCCCCCTACGACGACGGCGAGGAATTGCTCGCCGTGCCCGCGTTGAAACTGGACGCCGCGCTCGTCCACCTGAACCGCGCCGACGCCCGCGGCAACGCCCAGTACCTCGGCCCCGATCCGTACTTCGACGAACTCTTCGCGCTCGCCGCCGAACGCACCTTCGTCAGCGTGGAGAAGGTGGTCGACACCGCGGAGCTGACCGCGGGCGGGCCGGTGCAGAGCCTGCTGCTGAACCGGAGTTCGGTCGACGGCGTGGCGGAAACGCCGAACGGCGCGCACTTCACCACGGCCGCGCCCGACTACGGCCGCGACGAGAAGTTCCAGCGCCACTACGCCGAATCCGCCAAGGACCCGGACAAGTGGCCTGCCTTCGCCGATCGCTTCCTCGGCGGCGACGAACAGCAGTACCAGGACCAGGTCGCGAAGTTCCACGAGGAGGCCGCATGA
- a CDS encoding pyridoxamine 5'-phosphate oxidase family protein: MTGSWKQFETEAPELAARVHARFTAEKSHVLATLRRDGSPRVNGSEVEFRDGELLLGSMLDAMKARDLRRDGRCAIHAYPGDPENGGDAKVSGVAEELPGGEDSHLFRVALTDVVLTWVEGNSLKVETWWPGRRRVRFERPENGPALRYEL, from the coding sequence ATGACAGGTTCCTGGAAGCAGTTCGAAACCGAGGCGCCCGAGCTGGCCGCGCGGGTGCACGCCCGGTTCACCGCGGAGAAGTCGCACGTGCTGGCCACGCTGCGGCGCGACGGCTCACCGCGGGTGAACGGCAGCGAGGTCGAGTTCCGCGACGGCGAACTCCTGCTCGGCTCGATGCTGGACGCGATGAAGGCCCGCGACCTGCGGCGGGACGGCCGGTGCGCGATCCACGCCTACCCGGGCGACCCGGAGAACGGCGGCGACGCGAAGGTGTCGGGCGTGGCCGAGGAACTCCCCGGCGGCGAGGACTCGCACCTGTTCCGGGTGGCGCTGACCGATGTGGTGCTCACCTGGGTGGAGGGCAACTCGCTGAAGGTGGAGACGTGGTGGCCGGGTCGGCGCCGGGTCCGCTTCGAACGCCCGGAGAACGGCCCGGCCCTCCGCTACGAGCTGTGA
- a CDS encoding SDR family oxidoreductase has translation MIMDGRVVVVTGAGRGIGRAHALAFAAEGASVVVNDAGVAADGSGTSAGPAEQVVAEIEERGGKAVANTDDVADWAGAARLIGTALENFGKLDVLVNNAGFVRDRMLVTLSEQEWDAVIRVHLKGHFAPLHHAAAHWRAEAKAGRTPSSARVINTSSGAGLLGSVGQGNYSAAKAGIAGLTVVAAAELARYGVTVNAIAPAARTRMTEQVFAEMMAAGDGFDAMAPENISPLVVWLGSAESAGVTGRVFEVDGGRVSLATGWRHGPERDKGARWEPAELGAVVAELLAEAPEPEPVYGV, from the coding sequence ATGATCATGGACGGCCGGGTGGTCGTGGTGACCGGGGCGGGCCGGGGGATCGGCCGCGCGCACGCGCTGGCCTTCGCCGCCGAGGGCGCGTCGGTCGTGGTGAACGACGCCGGGGTGGCCGCCGACGGGAGCGGCACCTCGGCCGGGCCCGCCGAGCAGGTGGTCGCCGAGATCGAGGAGCGGGGCGGCAAGGCCGTCGCGAACACCGACGACGTGGCCGACTGGGCCGGTGCGGCCCGGCTGATCGGCACCGCGCTGGAGAACTTCGGCAAGCTGGACGTACTGGTGAACAACGCGGGTTTCGTCCGCGACCGCATGCTGGTGACGTTGAGCGAGCAGGAGTGGGACGCGGTGATCCGCGTGCACCTCAAGGGCCACTTCGCGCCCCTGCACCACGCCGCCGCGCACTGGCGGGCCGAGGCCAAGGCGGGCCGGACGCCGTCGTCGGCGCGGGTGATCAACACCAGTTCCGGCGCCGGGCTGCTCGGCAGCGTCGGGCAGGGCAACTACTCCGCGGCCAAGGCGGGCATCGCCGGGCTGACCGTGGTGGCGGCGGCCGAACTCGCCCGCTACGGCGTCACGGTGAACGCGATCGCCCCGGCCGCGCGGACCCGGATGACCGAGCAGGTGTTCGCCGAGATGATGGCGGCCGGGGACGGGTTCGACGCGATGGCGCCGGAGAACATCTCGCCGCTGGTGGTCTGGCTGGGCAGCGCGGAGTCCGCCGGGGTGACCGGACGGGTGTTCGAAGTGGACGGTGGCAGGGTCTCGCTGGCCACCGGCTGGCGGCACGGCCCGGAGCGCGACAAGGGCGCGCGCTGGGAACCCGCCGAACTGGGCGCGGTGGTGGCCGAACTGCTGGCCGAGGCACCCGAACCGGAGCCCGTCTACGGCGTCTGA
- a CDS encoding CoA-transferase subunit beta: MSTTRADVAAVACAELFRGDGEILVSPMGLLPSIGARLARLTFEPDLLLSNGEAYLVDAEGTIEGWQPFRKVLDTVVPHGKRHVVMGANQIGRHGDQNISAIGAHARPVKQLLGVRGGPGNTVNHRTSYWVPRHGKRVFVSEVDIVSGVGYQRAKGFPYHDVHRVVTNLAVLDFGGPDHTMRLVSTHPGVSVAEVCANTSFELDTSEVTETRQPTDEELRLLREVVDPKGHREREVPS; encoded by the coding sequence ATGAGCACCACCCGCGCCGACGTCGCCGCGGTCGCCTGCGCGGAGTTGTTCCGCGGCGACGGGGAGATCCTGGTCAGCCCGATGGGCCTGCTGCCGTCCATCGGCGCGCGGCTGGCCCGGCTCACCTTCGAACCGGATCTGCTGCTCTCCAACGGCGAGGCGTACCTGGTCGACGCCGAGGGCACGATCGAGGGCTGGCAGCCGTTCCGCAAGGTGCTCGACACCGTGGTGCCGCACGGCAAGCGCCACGTGGTGATGGGCGCGAACCAGATCGGCCGCCACGGGGACCAGAACATCTCGGCGATCGGTGCGCACGCCCGGCCGGTGAAGCAGCTGCTCGGGGTGCGCGGCGGGCCGGGCAACACGGTCAACCACCGCACCAGCTACTGGGTGCCCCGGCACGGCAAGCGCGTCTTCGTGTCCGAAGTGGACATCGTATCCGGGGTGGGTTACCAGCGCGCCAAGGGTTTCCCGTACCACGACGTGCACCGCGTGGTGACCAACCTGGCCGTGCTCGACTTCGGCGGGCCGGACCACACCATGCGGCTGGTGTCCACGCACCCGGGGGTGTCCGTGGCCGAGGTGTGCGCGAACACCTCCTTCGAGCTCGACACCAGCGAGGTCACCGAAACCCGGCAGCCCACCGACGAGGAACTGCGCCTGCTGCGGGAGGTCGTCGACCCGAAGGGGCACCGCGAGCGCGAGGTGCCGTCGTGA
- a CDS encoding alpha/beta fold hydrolase, with protein sequence MISERCPVVDGELHVESTGDGPPLLMIAGGLGAANSYRAIGKRLSSDYTVITYDRRGHFRSTDETTGAVPVSLQADDARAVIEHAGLGKATVFGTSAGALIGLDLAARHPDVLTGLIAHEPPVVHLLPDAEEWLAFAEAQVVACERGDLVGAFRQFVGSLAGAGLPELKMVRLPNEQEWIRLFTREIREFYGYEPDLVALRRSRVEITPTAGRDSRGYYHYRPAKTLALELGQPFAEVPGAHLAPQRNPKGFEAALRELLADLPG encoded by the coding sequence ATGATCTCGGAGCGCTGCCCGGTCGTCGACGGTGAGCTGCACGTCGAATCCACCGGGGACGGGCCGCCGCTGCTGATGATCGCGGGCGGGCTGGGCGCGGCGAACAGCTATCGGGCCATCGGCAAGCGGCTGAGCAGCGACTACACCGTGATCACCTACGACAGACGCGGGCACTTCCGCAGCACGGACGAGACCACCGGAGCAGTCCCGGTGAGCCTGCAGGCCGACGACGCGCGGGCGGTGATCGAGCACGCCGGACTGGGCAAGGCCACCGTGTTCGGCACCAGCGCGGGCGCGCTGATCGGGCTGGACCTGGCCGCGCGGCACCCCGACGTGCTGACCGGGCTGATCGCGCACGAGCCGCCGGTGGTGCACCTGCTGCCGGACGCCGAGGAGTGGCTGGCCTTCGCCGAGGCGCAGGTCGTCGCGTGCGAGCGGGGTGACCTGGTCGGGGCGTTCAGGCAGTTCGTCGGCTCGCTGGCCGGGGCGGGGCTGCCGGAGCTGAAGATGGTGCGCCTGCCGAACGAGCAGGAGTGGATCCGGCTGTTCACCAGGGAGATCCGCGAGTTCTACGGGTACGAACCGGACCTGGTGGCGCTGCGGCGGTCGCGGGTGGAGATCACCCCGACCGCGGGCCGGGACAGCCGGGGGTACTACCACTACCGGCCGGCGAAAACGCTGGCGCTGGAGCTGGGGCAGCCGTTCGCCGAGGTGCCGGGCGCGCACCTGGCCCCGCAGCGCAACCCGAAGGGCTTCGAAGCCGCCCTACGGGAGCTACTGGCGGACCTGCCCGGCTGA
- a CDS encoding enoyl-CoA hydratase family protein, whose translation MPITTEQPEPGVTVVTVNAPPVNALTVRGWFDLADAVRAAGEDPGCHVVVLRAEGRGFNAGVDIKEIQADSGYSALIGANQGCAAAFAAVYDCAVPVIAAVQGFCLGGGIGLVGNADVVIASEDASFGLPEVDRGALGAATHLARLVPQHLMRTLYFTASTIDAHQLHHHGSVYSVVPREELDKTALALARTIAEKDTRVIRAAKQAINGIDPQNVHRSYRFEQGFTFELNLSGVSDEARQQFLDRGKNGG comes from the coding sequence ATGCCCATCACCACCGAACAACCAGAGCCGGGCGTCACCGTGGTCACGGTGAACGCGCCCCCGGTCAACGCCCTCACCGTGCGGGGCTGGTTCGACCTCGCGGACGCGGTCCGCGCCGCCGGCGAGGACCCCGGCTGCCACGTCGTGGTGCTGCGCGCCGAAGGCCGCGGCTTCAACGCCGGGGTCGACATCAAGGAGATCCAGGCCGATTCCGGCTACTCCGCGCTCATCGGCGCCAACCAGGGCTGCGCGGCGGCCTTCGCCGCGGTCTACGACTGCGCCGTCCCGGTCATCGCCGCCGTGCAGGGCTTCTGCCTCGGCGGCGGCATCGGCCTCGTCGGCAACGCGGACGTGGTGATCGCCAGCGAGGACGCCAGTTTTGGACTGCCCGAAGTGGACCGCGGCGCACTGGGCGCGGCCACGCACCTCGCGCGACTGGTGCCGCAGCACCTGATGCGCACGCTCTACTTCACCGCGAGCACCATCGACGCGCACCAGCTCCACCACCACGGTTCGGTGTATTCCGTGGTGCCGCGCGAAGAACTGGACAAGACCGCGCTGGCGCTCGCCCGCACGATCGCGGAGAAGGACACCCGGGTGATCCGCGCGGCGAAGCAGGCGATCAACGGGATCGACCCGCAGAACGTGCACCGCAGCTACCGCTTCGAGCAGGGCTTCACCTTCGAGCTGAACCTCTCCGGGGTGTCGGACGAGGCACGGCAGCAGTTCCTGGACAGGGGGAAGAATGGCGGATAA